Genomic segment of Panicum virgatum strain AP13 chromosome 2K, P.virgatum_v5, whole genome shotgun sequence:
catggatgggctcggcgggcccaTCCATTgggtttctttttttatttttcctgtTCGATTAACGGAGGCGGGCAGTCCAACCGCCTCCGTAAATCACTGATTAACTGTGGCCTTCCATTGGAGGCGGTTGCCTTTGCCCGCTTCCGAAAATAAAAAACGCCCGCCTCGGAAAAGGATTGTGTAGTAGTGTCGTCGAGATGATCAAAATACATATATAGAACGTCTGATTTGGACTTCAGATGAAAGAGTTATGACTTCGGGAAGACTTGACCCGGacccggaccggtcagaccggttggctagggcggtcagaccggtccagataGCCCAGtctgagttaggagttgtatttcgGCATGAAATTAATTAGGATTTGGACTTCTAATGGGGTAAGACCttccctccctataaatataaagagtcatggccgattgagggtatccaatcggTCAAAATAcaatcttttatctttttatcttttctcttttgccctagcttttccaaccctatgTGCTGTTcatctctcgtctccatggcgtgagGGGGTGCCCTAGCTAGCCTGCCGAGCCTAGAGCAATCCAGTGtgcgcttgccctgacggggtccctcccggacgAGCGTTCATTGGATCTTCGTCGGGCTCCCCGGTTTTGGGCTCCCCGGcaaaaccggtctgactggcctaccaaaccggtctgaccggatctCGTGGAGGCACTGCAATGAGCCCTCTACGAGTTGCATGTGACGTGCTCGTGTGACGGCATGTTTTagcgtcaacacactttttgacGACTCCGCTAGGGAACGAGAATCTGGCTATCATGGCCGATCCTTTAAACCGCTGGCTGATGCTTCGGTTATGGACTGTTTCTTCATTTGTTGGTGTGTCACTGTCAAGGATGAAAATTAAGGAACCACGGGTTAACGTGTCTTTCCCATAAAACAATATGTATTTGTTGCAAGGTAAGTGGAAAGGAACATCAGATAAGAATTCTCTGACTATTTCTAATTTGACCAGGAGAATACACAACCTTCATACATGTGTATAAATACCCTGCCCTAGTGGCACCAATCAACAACACACAGCACAGAGAACATATATGGGACTCTCTTCTTCATCACGTGGCCCTCTGGCCTCGGCACTACTGCTTTGCTTTTGCATGCTGCTTCTGGGAGTACATGGAGGATCTCGCAGGGTAAGCATGCCTATTAACGCGCTTCTTTCATCACTAGCTAGACAGAGAGAGATGATATGAGTAGCTTGAAGAGATGTTTCTGTAATCTAAATCCTATTCTGCTCCGGCATTTGCAGCTTTATATCGTCTACCTAGGAGATGTGAAACATGGACACCCGAATGATGTCATCGCTTCGCACCATGATCTACTCATCAACATTCTTGGAAGGTACGTAGCCTCTTTTCAGTTAGGCCGTGCTTGTTACTTGCTGATCTTTTTTAAGAGTAACTTTGAGAAGAACGATATGCAAACTGATCATGGTTCATCACCATTCCTCGATGATCAGTAGCAATAATGTTAGCCATCAAGAGATTAATTGTGTTTTCGTGTGTAAACTCTTAAACTTTCAGCAAGGAAGATTCTTTGGCCTCCATGGTTCACAACTACAAGCATGGCTTCTCAGGCTTCGCAGCAATGCTCACTGAAGAACAAGCTAAACAGCTCGCAGGTCAGGCCTTTCGCTCTTTCTGCTCGAACAACTGAACAAGCTAGACCTCGCCAGCTCGCTTAATTACTGCTCAGTTCACTGCTGATCGCTTTGTTCCGAAACCTTTGTAGTCGTGATCATCAGTAAATTAACTGCTAGCCGCGCCTGCTGTGTGGCTCTGTTAATAACTCTACAGAGTCTCCAGAAGTCATCAGTTTGGAACCAAGCAGAAGCTACACGGCGACAACCACACGAAGCTGGGACTTCCTTGGTCTGGGCTCCCAAATACCCAGCGACCTGCTCCGTGAAGGCAGATATGGAGAGGACATAATCATCGGCGTCGTCGACAGTGGTCCGTACCCAATCTTCTTGTACTTTACCAACGTGATCTCGTTCGGAAACGCATCTTTTCGCTCTTCTGGCGCCAAAATTCTTGTGCAAACAGTAACGTGCATCGTCCTTGGGCATTCACTTGCTTCAGGTATCTGGCCGGAGTCGAGAAGCTTCAGCGACGAAGGGTACGGGCCAGTGCCGTCCCGGTGGAGAGGCGTGTGCCAAGTCGGTCAGGGCTGGGACCTCAACAACTGCAGCCGCAAGATCATCGGCGCACGGTTCTACAGCGTCGGACAGGACGAGGAGAACCTCAAGATGGACTTCCTCTCGCCCCGCGACAAGGGCGGGCACGGCACGCACACAGCCTCCACCGCAGCAGGCTCTGTCGTGGATGGGGTCAGCTTCCACGGCCTCGGCGCGGGTGCCGCGCGTGGCGGGGCGCCCAGGGCTCGCATCGCTGTGTACAAATCCTTGTGGGGTCCCGGTAGTCGCGGCAGCACCATCGGCATTCTCGCGGCCATCGACGACGCGATACACGATGGGGTAGACGTGCTCTCGCTGTCCATCGGTGGCCCCGTTGACACAGACTCTTTCGGCGCACTGCACGCGGTTAAGAAGGGGATCACCGTCGTGTACTCAGCCGGGAACGACGGTCCGAGACCGCAGACCGTTGGGAATACTGTCCCGTGGGTCATCACCGTAGCCGCGAGTACGATTGACCGCTCGTTTCCAACCGTCATCACGCTGGGAAACAAGCAACAGATAGCGGTACGGAATACAAATGCTAGTTCTGCCTCGAATTAGTAAAATTATATTTACTGACTGATGTTGAGAGAAAATCTACCAATTTTTCAGGGACAATCTCTCTACTACCAAGACAAGAACTCAGCCAGGAGCAGTTTCAGAAACCTTACTACCACTGGAGTTGGAGTCTTGTACGTTAAGCCACTAATTTAACTTTTACCCTTCTCGAAGTTTTCCTACCGTGTTACACACATTATCTTGAAGCTGAGCAGAAGTTTTTTTCCCCTGTGAATACTAGCTGCACGGAGGAAGCTCTGAATGGTACGGATTTGAAAGGGCGGATTGCGTTATGCTTTCCAACACAGCCACAAATAGCCCCACGCTTGGAATTCGCTATCGCGTTGCGAAACGTCCTGAATGCCGGGGGCTCTGGTCTTGTTTTCGCTCAGTATACGACGGACATTCCTGAGGACACCGCTAATTGCGGAGGCATTGCCTGTGTCCTCGTGGACCTTGACACCGGGTACCAGATTCTAGAATACTACATGACATCCCCGAGGTACAACACTTCTGGATAAACTAAAAAATTACAAATTACAATGCGCACTTGGTGAAGTTCTAGTTCGTTAACGAGGTATGATTGTCTCAAGCAGCTCTGCTGTGGCAAAGATTGAACCAGCACGCAGCTTTACGAGTAAAGAGATATTGGCTCCCAAAGTGGCAGCATTCTCCTCCAGAGGTCCATCAATCTACAACGCTGATGTTATCAAGGTACCTGGTGTAAAGAGTTTACTACCATGCATTCTAGGCAGTTGGCATTATGAAGCCGTTTCACTTTGCTCTTGCTTCCTCAACAGCCTGACATAGCGGCACCTGGAGCCGGCATCTTAGCAGCAATGGGGGACTCCTATAAGTTTAAGTCGGGGACATCAATGGCTACTCCGCACGTATCTGGCATCGTCGCCCTGCTGAAAGCTCTACATCCACAATGGTCTCCTGCTGCACTGAAATCCGCCATCATCACCACAGGTAATCAACCATAACTTGCACAACTTCTAATTCTAAAGTCATGATTAAGGAATGTTACACTTGTCTTATCTCTGTTTCATTTTGCATGGCGAAGCATCTGTAACTGATGAACATGGCATGCCAATACTGGCTAATGGGTTGCCTCGAAAGATTGCCGACCCATTCGACTTTGGAGGTGGGCACATCAACCCTAACAGAGCAGCAGATCCTGGCCTGATCTATGACATCGATCCAAACGATTACAACAACATCATCGGTTGCATCATCAAAAGATCCGCAAGTTGCAACACAACAGTGGTGCCAGGGCATCTCTTGAACCTGCCATCCATCTCGGTTCCAGATCTGAGGTACCCAGTTACTGTATCAAGAACCGTCACAAATGTCGGTGAGGTCGATGCAGTCTACCACATCGCAATCGAGAGCCCGGTTGGAGTCAAGATGGAAGTTGAGCCGTCTGTTCTTGTGTTCAATGCTGCAATCAAAGTTCAAACATTTAAGGTCAAGTTATCACCGATGTGGATGTTTCAAGGGGACTATACGTTTGGCAGCCTGACTTGGTATAATGACCAGAGGACGGTGCGGATTCCGGTTGCTGCTCGGATCACGATTCATGATTTCTTTGCAGATGTTGCTTAAGAAAGGTGAAATATGCAAGTAGCATATCTTATCTTCATGTGCTTTTGCTTTTTGAAGGGTATATCCCACGGTGTTCCTTGCACTGCCCAGCAATAAAAATAAGACATGCCAAGTTCCACTATGGCTTTACATGGATATATATTTCTTTTCCCCTTACCAAATAGGCTGCACTACTGAGCTGGCTAAAGCAGTATTGTAAAACAACCTTATAGTCACGTCAAAATCCAGCTGGAAAATATTAATGTGTTTTAATAGAAAATATTGATTGTTTGTTATACAGCTACATTTGCTCCAATTGAAGCCGTATCAGATAAAGCGATCCTAGCAAAAAAAATCGCAAAATAAGCTCCCCATATGAAGTCATTAGAAAAAACAAGTTTCCGCCCACGCCCAGGCAGTCGGATTGAGCCAGGGCCAATCAAGCCATCTACCGCTCCCATCTCAACCCCAGCACCTACAGGATCGGAGAACATACCGATGCAGCAATCGTCCTCAGAGAAGCCCCGAGTTCCGCTTAGCTTCGAGCGAGACCATGACAGGCGGATCGACAACGCGAtaactaaaataaaaaaaaatgatcGCGAGATGGGATCTATCATTAAATTCAGAAATCCGAGCTCAGGAACACGAAACTAACCGGTGGAGAAGAGGGAGGGGGCAGAAGGTTACATCGATTGGTGGTGCCAGGCGCGGACGGGACAGCGACCCGAGGTGAGCGTCGGCGGCGAACTGAAGGCAGGCGATCGGGTTGGAGAGGAGAGGCAGGGCGTTGTGCCAATTTGAATCCTATCTCGGGCCAATACTAATTTCTGATTACCAGATTCTTAGGCCCACTAACAGTATGGGCTCATTCCTTTATGAAACTAGTATGTTGTTGGGCTTTTACGGCCCAGCTAGACATGTGATGTAGATCCATTTGCAGAAAATTTAGTTTTTGGTCGTAATC
This window contains:
- the LOC120664787 gene encoding subtilisin-like protease SBT3.8 isoform X1 is translated as MGLSSSSRGPLASALLLCFCMLLLGVHGGSRRLYIVYLGDVKHGHPNDVIASHHDLLINILGSKEDSLASMVHNYKHGFSGFAAMLTEEQAKQLAESPEVISLEPSRSYTATTTRSWDFLGLGSQIPSDLLREGRYGEDIIIGVVDSGIWPESRSFSDEGYGPVPSRWRGVCQVGQGWDLNNCSRKIIGARFYSVGQDEENLKMDFLSPRDKGGHGTHTASTAAGSVVDGVSFHGLGAGAARGGAPRARIAVYKSLWGPGSRGSTIGILAAIDDAIHDGVDVLSLSIGGPVDTDSFGALHAVKKGITVVYSAGNDGPRPQTVGNTVPWVITVAASTIDRSFPTVITLGNKQQIAGQSLYYQDKNSARSSFRNLTTTGVGVFCTEEALNGTDLKGRIALCFPTQPQIAPRLEFAIALRNVLNAGGSGLVFAQYTTDIPEDTANCGGIACVLVDLDTGYQILEYYMTSPSSSAVAKIEPARSFTSKEILAPKVAAFSSRGPSIYNADVIKPDIAAPGAGILAAMGDSYKFKSGTSMATPHVSGIVALLKALHPQWSPAALKSAIITTASVTDEHGMPILANGLPRKIADPFDFGGGHINPNRAADPGLIYDIDPNDYNNIIGCIIKRSASCNTTVVPGHLLNLPSISVPDLRYPVTVSRTVTNVGEVDAVYHIAIESPVGVKMEVEPSVLVFNAAIKVQTFKVKLSPMWMFQGDYTFGSLTWYNDQRTVRIPVAARITIHDFFADVA
- the LOC120664787 gene encoding subtilisin-like protease SBT3.8 isoform X2, which translates into the protein MGLSSSSRGPLASALLLCFCMLLLGVHGGSRRLYIVYLGDVKHGHPNDVIASHHDLLINILGSKEDSLASMVHNYKHGFSGFAAMLTEEQAKQLAESPEVISLEPSRSYTATTTRSWDFLGLGSQIPSDLLREGRYGEDIIIGVVDSGIWPESRSFSDEGYGPVPSRWRGVCQVGQGWDLNNCSRKIIGARFYSVGQDEENLKMDFLSPRDKGGHGTHTASTAAGSVVDGVSFHGLGAGAARGGAPRARIAVYKSLWGPGSRGSTIGILAAIDDAIHDGVDVLSLSIGGPVDTDSFGALHAVKKGITVVYSAGNDGPRPQTVGNTVPWVITVAASTIDRSFPTVITLGNKQQIAGQSLYYQDKNSARSSFRNLTTTGVGVFCTEEALNGTDLKGRIALCFPTQPQIAPRLEFAIALRNVLNAGGSGLVFAQYTTDIPEDTANCGGIACVLVDLDTGYQILEYYMTSPSSAVAKIEPARSFTSKEILAPKVAAFSSRGPSIYNADVIKPDIAAPGAGILAAMGDSYKFKSGTSMATPHVSGIVALLKALHPQWSPAALKSAIITTASVTDEHGMPILANGLPRKIADPFDFGGGHINPNRAADPGLIYDIDPNDYNNIIGCIIKRSASCNTTVVPGHLLNLPSISVPDLRYPVTVSRTVTNVGEVDAVYHIAIESPVGVKMEVEPSVLVFNAAIKVQTFKVKLSPMWMFQGDYTFGSLTWYNDQRTVRIPVAARITIHDFFADVA